Proteins encoded together in one Miscanthus floridulus cultivar M001 chromosome 16, ASM1932011v1, whole genome shotgun sequence window:
- the LOC136511405 gene encoding probable hexosyltransferase MUCI70 gives MTGSAASLGLRSGSYGSLAAAVVGSGGRKAGAGAACRPLRGEKERLQLLHRALRLVGRRRAGVLLLLAVASAAVFCSLFAVVKDDSNSISIVNNYEVPNAIQKSEYPSTTRPLMMSGNQYSTSVVNKIERPSRLHLSYANFTHPCEGFSVPPPLVDKKRTGPRPCPVCYVSVDQAFALMPLQASPSPVLKNLNYVSEDGITANLSNQGSGFGGHPSLEQRNNSFNINESMTVHCGFVRGKKPGQGTGFDIQDDDLLEMEQCRELVVASAIFGNYDMIQHPRNISEFSKANACFYMFVDEETEAYVKNSSSLYNNNKVGLWRLVVVRNLPYEDPRRTGKIPKLLLHRLFPNVRFSVWIDAKLELVADPYLLLERFLWRKNTTFAISRHYKRFDVFEEAEANKAAGKYDNASIDYQIEFYRNEGLTHYSPAKLPITSDVPEGCVIIREHIPITNLFTCLWFNEVDRFTSRDQMSFSTVRDKIRARVGWMPEMFMDCERRNFVVQAYHRELLEQMIASGRMPPSATVATDAPPSRKVRAGSRKAPPSKKPSVKRKKEKKSRSRRRLPRPVAGGLGAM, from the exons ATGACAGGCTCGGCGGCCTCGCTGGGCCTGCGGTCCGGGAGCTACGGCTCCCTCGCGGCCGCCGTCGTCGGCAGCGGCGGGAGGaaggccggcgccggcgccgcctgcCGCCCGCTGCGCGGGGAGAAGGAGCGCCTGCAGCTGCTGCACCGCGCGCTGCGGCTGGTCGGCCGACGCAGGGCCGGCGTGCTCCTGCTGCTCGCCGTCGCGTCCGCCGCCGTCTTCTGCTCCCTCTTCGCCGTCGTCAAAG ATGACAGTAATTCAATTAGTATTGTAAATAACTACGAAGTCCCAAATGCCATACAGAAGTCAGAGTATCCCAGCACAACACGGCCTCTAATGATGTCCGGAAACCAATACTCCACCAGTGTTGTCAACAAAATCGAGCGTCCAAGTCGGCTTCATCTTTCATATGCAAACTTCACACATCCTTGTGAAGGCTTCTCAGTTCCTCCTCCGCTGGTTGATAAGAAACGCACTGGACCCCGAC CATGCCCTGTTTGCTATGTTTCTGTGGATCAAGCATTTGCCTTGATGCCCCTACAAGCTTCACCATCACCTGTCCTAAAGAACTTAAACTATGTATCAGAAGATGGTATTACTGCAAATTTATCAAATCAGGGATCTGGATTTGGAGGGCATCCATCCCTGGAGCAGAGAAACAATTCTTTCAACATTAATGAATCAATGACTGTCCACTGCGG CTTTGTCAGAGGAAAGAAGCCTGGCCAAGGTACTGGATTCGATATCCAGGATGATGATCTGCTAGAGATGGAACAATGCCGTGAGCTAGTCGTAGCTTCTGCTATTTTTG GAAATTATGATATGATTCAACATCCGAGGAACATCAGTGAATTTTCAAAGGCAAATGCATGTTTCTATATGTTTGTAGATGAAGAAACAGAGGCTTATGTCAAGAATTCTAGTTCTCTGTACAATAATAATAAAGTTGGACTGTGGAGGCTGGTGGTTGTCCGAAACCTCCCTTATGAAGACCCAAGGCGTACAGGAAAG ATTCCAAAACTTCTGCTCCATAGGCTTTTTCCAAATGTGAGATTTTCAGTTTGGATAGATGCAAAACTTGAGCTTGTTGCGGATCCCTATCTCCTGCTTGAGAG ATTCCTGTGGAGGAAGAATACCACTTTTGCAATCTCTCGGCATTACAAACGCTTTGATGTGTTTGAAGAAGCAGAAGCTAATAAAGCTGCTGGGAAGTATGACAACGCGTCAATTGATTACCAAATAGAGTTTTACAGAAATGAAGGCCTAACACATTATTCTCCTGCTAAGCTTCCCATCACAAGTG ATGTCCCTGAAGGCTGTGTGATCATCAGAGAACACATCCCCATCACGAACCTCTTCACGTGCCTATGGTTCAATGAAGTTGACCGCTTCACCTCCAGGGACCAAATGAGTTTCAGCACCGTCCGGGACAAAATCAGGGCTAGAGTTGGCTGGATGCCTGAAATGTTCATGGACTGCGAAAGGCGCAACTTTGTCGTTCAG GCATACCACAGGGAGCTACTGGAGCAGATGATTGCGTCCGGTAGGATGCCCCCTTCGGCGACGGTGGCGACCGACGCACCACCATCTCGGAAAGTCCGGGCAGGTAGCAGGAAAGCTCCTCCGTCGAAGAAGCCCTCCGTGAAgcggaaaaaggagaagaaatcgAGGTCGCGACGGCGTCTCCCGAGACCCGTCGCCGGGGGGTTGGGTGCGATGTGA